One Nitrospirota bacterium genomic window, ATATGTCCATTCTCGGGGCAGAGGTAAACATCGTTGAGACTACCCATACCGCCATAGGCGGACAGCAAATGTTCAATTCCTCTAGCGTCTCCTGATTTTATAAGATTTAAATCTCCACCGAGCCATGTTGACCAATGTTTCACACCGTGTTTCTTGAGCAGTGCGGTGAGCGTCTCAAGTTTTGCTTCTAACTTTTGAAGTGAATTTTGGTTGCTCAAGCGATATTACCTTTAAGCAATGATCTGATCTTTAGGGGGGGGCAAGTGATGATCCCTGCCGCATATTTTGTCTTTACCTATTCGAGTGAGAGACAACGCAATGAAGGCTGCCCACCTCCATGCATATCACTGTGCGGAAAGCTTAGCTCCCAAATCTTTGATCCCTTGGATCCTGATACATTATTTCCCAGCCAGCATCAGAGGGCCGGAATATCGCCCGATGACTGCTTAGGGAAAGGAACCTACGAGTGGTTGTCTGCTGGTTCCGGTTTCTTGATCGTGAGCAGAGAGAGTAGAACACTCGCTGCGAGCGCGAGTCCCGCGCCCATGCCGAAGGCGGCCGCTGCCCCTGCCTTCTGCCAGACGAGGCCGAACAGGAGCGACGCCGGGAACGCGCCTATGCCCACGACGAGGTGGTACAGGCCGAAGGCGGAACCGCGGAGGTGAGTCGGTGCAAAGTCCGCGACGAGCGCCTTCTCCACCCCCTCGGTCAATCCGAAATAGATCCCGTAGATTGCGAAAAGCGCCCAGGCGTGCCACTGTTGGTTCGCCGCGCCGAAGCCCGCATACACGAGGGCGTACACGATCCAGCCCGTCACGATCACTTTCTTTCTGCCGATGCGGTCCGAAATGATGCCGCCGGGGATGGAAAATCCCATCTTGACGATGTGCAGCACGACCCAGATCATGGGCAGGAGCGTCACAGCCACGCCGAGCTTTTGGGCCCGCAGGAGGAGGAAGGCGTCCGTAGAGTTCCCCAGGGCGAAGAGGAGAATGATGCCCAGGTACTTCCGGAAACTGCCGGACATCTCCGCCCAGGTCGACCGGAAGTTGAAAGGAGTCGCCCCTGCCGGCCTCGGGCCTGTTGCTTCCGGCTCCCGAAGCCCGAAGAGGAGCATGGCGACCGCGAACATTCCGGGTATGAAGGAGAGCAGGAATATGGTCTTGAGGTCGTCGTGAAAAAGGAACAGCAGCGCTGTCGCGGCGAGCGGGCCGACTATGGCGCCGGCGTGGTCCATGGCCCGGTGGAAACCGTAGGCCTTGCCCCGGAATTCCTGCGGCGTCGAATCGGCGATGATCGCGTCGCGCGGCGAGGTGCGCAGGCCCTTGCCGACGCGGTCGGTGAACCTCAGGGAGAGGACGTGCAGCCAGGATGTGGAGAAGGCGATGAGAGGCCGGATGATGTTCGAGAGCGAGTAGCCCGCGACGATCCACCCTTTACGCTTCCTGACGCGGTCGGAAAGATAGCCGGAGTAGAGCTTGAGCAGGGAGGCGGTGGCTTCGGCGATGCCCTCAATGACGCCGATGGCTGCAGGCCCGGCGCCGAGCACGGCGGTCAGGAACGCGGGCAGGAGCGGATAGATCATCTCCGAAGCGCCATCGTTCAGGAGGCTCACAGCGCCGAGGATGATGACATTTCTGGTCAGGCCCCTGCGCCAGGCAGGAGGAGCGGCTTGTGTCCCGGTCATGGTCAGAGACTCTACCTGAATTGAGACTTTTTTTCAAGCCGGTATGTGTTTTTACCGCGATCGAAAGTGGCCTTGTCTAGACCTCGGCCGGCGAGTCGGTTCTCACCTGAGCCAGTTCATCGGACGAGAAGACCTTGTCCATATCAAGGAGAATGATAAAGCGTTCATTCTGCTTCCCCATGCCCTTGATGAAATCGGTGCGAAGGCGGGTCCCGATCCTCGGCGCAGGCTCGATATGGCCCGAATCGAGGTCGATCACCTCTTCCACGGAATCCGCAAGCGCGCCGACGACCAACGTCTCGCCGTCGACCACGACTTCCAGGATGATGATGCAGGTGTTCACCGATTTTTCGGTAATGGCCATGCCGAATTTCAGCTTTACATCGACGACCGGGATGACGCTGCCCCGGACGTTGATCACGCCGCGCATGAATGCGGGCGTGTTCGGCACCTTGGTAACGGTCGTGTAATCAAGGACCTCGCGCACTTTCGAGATATCCAGAGCGAATATCTCATCGTCAAGTTTGAAGGTAAGATACTGGGCAACTTCCAGGACACTCTCTATACTCATACCGTCCTCCTTGTCAAATTTTGAGATCGAAATTCATCCATGCAGAGAACGCTCAGTCTCAGCATCATTTCGGCACTGCTGACGGCAATCGGAGATATACTGGTTGACGGCTCTCGCTGCCGCCGACGGCGCCCAGACGGAAGAATGTCACGGTTTCCAGAAGCTGCTCCGCCTGGGAGGCAAGCTGACTGGCTGTAGATGCCATTTCTTCCGAAGCGCCGGCATTCTGCTGGATCACCTTGTTCAGCTGCTGGATCGAGCTGTCGATCTGGCCCGCTCCCGTTGCCTGCTCCTTTGAAGAGGCGGCTATTTCCTGAACCAATTGGGCGGTCTTCTGGATGTCGGGAACCAGCTTTGCCAGCATCGACCCTGCCCGTTCTGCAACCTCGACGCTGGAGTTTGACAGGCCGCTTATTTCGGCGGCCGCCACCTGGCTCCGCTCGGCGAGTTTCCGGACCTCCGCGGCTACGACGGCAAACCCCTTGCCGTGCTCGCCCGCGCGGGCGGCCTCGATGGCCGCATTGAGCGCCAGCAGGTTGGTCTGGCGGGCTATTTCCTCGATGATCGATATCTTCGAAGCGATCTCCTTCATGGCCTGCGTGGCTTCTGACACGGCTTCGCCGCTTTCCTGCGCATCGTTCGCGCTCTTCAGCGCAATGCGCTCCGTCTGCTGCGCGTTGTCGGCGTTCTGCCTGATGGTCGCATTCATCTCCTCGATTGCCGACGATGCCTCTTCGGCCGATGCGGCCTGTTCACTGGCCCCCTGGGACATCTGCTCGGTACTGACACTGATCTGCTGGCTGCCCGACGTCACATTGTCCGCCGCCGTCTTGACGTCCCCGACCACCGTCCTGAGCCTCTCCACCATGGCCTTT contains:
- a CDS encoding MFS transporter; translation: MTGTQAAPPAWRRGLTRNVIILGAVSLLNDGASEMIYPLLPAFLTAVLGAGPAAIGVIEGIAEATASLLKLYSGYLSDRVRKRKGWIVAGYSLSNIIRPLIAFSTSWLHVLSLRFTDRVGKGLRTSPRDAIIADSTPQEFRGKAYGFHRAMDHAGAIVGPLAATALLFLFHDDLKTIFLLSFIPGMFAVAMLLFGLREPEATGPRPAGATPFNFRSTWAEMSGSFRKYLGIILLFALGNSTDAFLLLRAQKLGVAVTLLPMIWVVLHIVKMGFSIPGGIISDRIGRKKVIVTGWIVYALVYAGFGAANQQWHAWALFAIYGIYFGLTEGVEKALVADFAPTHLRGSAFGLYHLVVGIGAFPASLLFGLVWQKAGAAAAFGMGAGLALAASVLLSLLTIKKPEPADNHS
- a CDS encoding chemotaxis protein CheW encodes the protein MSIESVLEVAQYLTFKLDDEIFALDISKVREVLDYTTVTKVPNTPAFMRGVINVRGSVIPVVDVKLKFGMAITEKSVNTCIIILEVVVDGETLVVGALADSVEEVIDLDSGHIEPAPRIGTRLRTDFIKGMGKQNERFIILLDMDKVFSSDELAQVRTDSPAEV
- a CDS encoding methyl-accepting chemotaxis protein, which encodes TMALKPIARLNGIVGKVASGDLSQTVGSAGKDEIGELFSAIKAMVERLRTVVGDVKTAADNVTSGSQQISVSTEQMSQGASEQAASAEEASSAIEEMNATIRQNADNAQQTERIALKSANDAQESGEAVSEATQAMKEIASKISIIEEIARQTNLLALNAAIEAARAGEHGKGFAVVAAEVRKLAERSQVAAAEISGLSNSSVEVAERAGSMLAKLVPDIQKTAQLVQEIAASSKEQATGAGQIDSSIQQLNKVIQQNAGASEEMASTASQLASQAEQLLETVTFFRLGAVGGSESRQPVYLRLPSAVPK